TCGACCAGGGGAACGCCCATCAGGCGGGCCAGGTAGGCGTGCTCGAAGTAGGCCGAGTTGTAGACGCCGGGCGTCAGGACGACGACCTGCGGGTTGGGGCGCCAGTCAGCGGCCATGCTTCTCAGGGTGGAGAGCAGGAGATCGGGATACTGCTCGATCCGCCGGACGCCGGCCATGCGGAACGACCCGGGGAAGGTCCGCTTGGCCGCCTCGCGGTTCGCCAGCATGTAGGAGACGCCTGACGGGACTCGCAGGTTGTCTTCCAGCACCGCAAATCCCCCGTCGGGCTTGCGGATCAGGTCGCTGCCGCAGACGTTCGCGTAGGCCCCGTGGGGCACATAGAGGTTCTGCATCTCCCGGCGGTAGGAGGGCGCGCCCAGCACCAGTTCCCGCGGGACCACGCCGTCCATCAGGATCTTCTGGTCGCTGTAGATGTCGGCCAGGAACATGTTCAGCGCCCTGAGCCGCTGGACCAGGCCGGCCTCTATGGTGGACCACTCCGCCGCCGGGATGATCCGGGGCAGGAGGTCGGTTGGGATGATCCGCTCGGTGGAGCTCTCGGCCCCATAGACCGTGAAGGTGATCCCCTGGAGCAGGAAGAAGCGCTCAAGCAGCCTCTGCCTTTCGGCGAGGTCCTCGTCGGACAGGCTCGCCACGCGCCGGGCAAGCGCCGCGTAGTGGGGCCGCACCTCTCCCGAGGGGCCCGTCATCTCGTCGTAGGGCGCAGCTGCAGGAGCAGCGGCGCCGGGACTCCGCATCGCATCGGCCAAAGCGTATCTCACCCGGTGCTCCCTCCGTTCGGATACCGAACCAGAGAGCCCTGAAACCCGATCTCATGAATAGAGAGGGAATCCCTGCTTGGCGACCGCAAGGCGGGCAGGCGCCGCTTTTCGAGGCGCCTGCCCGGAATTCGGGCGCCCGTGTCGCGCCTCCGCGGGTGACATGGCGCGCGCAGGCAGGGTAATTCAGGGACTCCTGCGGAGACAAAGCGTGAGCGGATCGCGACTGTTCCTGGCGACCTTGGCCGGCCTCGCCCTTCTGGCGTCGTCGCCCGCCCTTGCGGCTCCACAGCTCCGGGCCCAGGTGCGCGGCGAGCTGCCGGCCGAGCTGCGCACTCGCATCGAGACGGCGATCGGGGCGTCGGATCGGCCGGTGAAGAACCGCTTTGACGCCCGTCAGAGGGCCAATGCGGCGGCCGAAGAGGCCTCCGCGGTGTTGAGGTCGGAAGGCTATTACGGGTCCCGGGTGACCCCTGGCGTCTCTGACGAGGGCGACGGCGGGGCCTACATCACCATTGTGGCCGGCCCGCTGTTCCGGATCGCCGAGCCTCGCATCGAGTGGATCGAGCCCGAACCCGCTGCGGAACTCCAGGCCCTCGGCCGCGGCGAGCTTCGGCTGGAGCCGGGGCAGGCTGGCCGGGCCATTGACGTGGTCTCGGCCGAAGCGCGCATCCTGTCTGCGATCCAGAAGGAGGGGTACGCCGACGCCTTCATCGGTCCTCGCGAGGTCATCGTCGACCATGCCGACCAGACCTTGAGACCGACCTACCGGATCAGCGCCGGAAGCCTGGTCAAGCTCGCCGCCCTGAAGGTGGAGACGACGGGGGGGACCCGCCCGGACTGGCTGGCGGCCCTTGCCCCCTGGGGGAGTGGAGACCTCTACACCCCCGGGGCGGTCCT
The sequence above is a segment of the Phenylobacterium parvum genome. Coding sequences within it:
- a CDS encoding circularly permuted type 2 ATP-grasp protein; its protein translation is MRSPGAAAPAAAPYDEMTGPSGEVRPHYAALARRVASLSDEDLAERQRLLERFFLLQGITFTVYGAESSTERIIPTDLLPRIIPAAEWSTIEAGLVQRLRALNMFLADIYSDQKILMDGVVPRELVLGAPSYRREMQNLYVPHGAYANVCGSDLIRKPDGGFAVLEDNLRVPSGVSYMLANREAAKRTFPGSFRMAGVRRIEQYPDLLLSTLRSMAADWRPNPQVVVLTPGVYNSAYFEHAYLARLMGVPLVEGRDLVTHDNMVYMRTTTGLRRVDVIYRRVDDDFIDPLTFRRDSSLGVAGLFNAYRGGNVVICNAPGTGVADDKAVYAYVPEIISYYLGEDAILPNIETYLCREPAQLSHVLANLDKLVVKAVGASGGYGMLVGPHASRAERESFAEALRADPGNYIAQPTIQLSTAPCLIDGAIDPRHVDLRPFILSGDKIRVTPGALTRVALRKGSLVVNSSQGGGSKDTWVLGEAEGQEGSP